The DNA region ATGTCTTTCCAATTATTTTAAGGATTCAAGAACGACGAGGAAGTTTTCGCTTGTTTCCACAAGCTTTGTATTTTTGTTATGGTCACGGGTTTCCAGGCTCCACAATTTTCTTATGTTTGTCTTGTGTGTTTTGTTTAAGGAAGTCAACTTTGTTGTGTACTTCGAACTCCTAAAATCTTATGATTCTATATAAGACTAACAGATTTTCAAGTTGAGATAACCTCTTAAGTtagttaagtttttttatttttacaaatcaGAGTGTTCACAAAccttttttaatatcaaattaatgTCATAAGATATCTTGAAAAGAAATGATTTAAACTTTAGATGATCATAAACTATTATGTACTTTTATGTTCACAAAACTACTCTAGTGAAGTATTATAAAGATTATTGTGTTTATGTACCTATCCATCAGAATTTAGTTAAAGaggttaaaattttgaagttaGGAATAATTTTTTCACAACTCAACATTCAAAATGACtacaaatattacaaatataacaaaaattcaGCCAACCAATCTCAgacagtaaaaaaaataatattgtgaaattaataaaatcatcgCTTCTTGAAACCATACTTCTTGCGTTCGTAAAACAGATCAGTTTTAGCACTTCCCAAGTTAACAATTTTTTTGACAATCATCTCTATATTTCTCATGTTGGGTGCATTTTTGCAGTAATAGGCATATGAAATCCCAACTCCTCCACATATGACACAACGCCCCTGAAAAGATCCGTAGTTGCATTCATCGCATACCCTTACAAGGGTGCAAGGCCTAACGTAGGAGTCACAAATTACACATTTTCCATCACATTTCTCGCAAAGTCTTCCAATTGCAATCCCAAGTTGCTTCCTGCACATTATCAAGTCAGGATGATGCTTCGCCATTATTTTTCACCTCCCAAATTTATGCTATTCTGAAATTGATCAACCAATAACTACATTAGTTTAACTAAACTCATTTCATGGAAacctaattttaaatgaaaaataaatttcataccAAAGGTTATCTAGACCTGTAACCAGTATTTCATTGATGGTTTCTTAGTCAAATACAGATCTAGATTCAGACAAGAGTTTCCAATGAGAATGATGGATGGTCatgaaataaatgtatatataattaactactAGTGAGGCTTAAGATAGACTCATAAAATAAAGGCTCACAAGAAAAGTTTTGATTACTATGGCCTGCATAGTATGATTAGAACTGAATTGTCCAATTTAAGTGGAATGGCAAATACCTTGTTGCCCAATTTAAGTGGAATGGCAAATACCTTTTTTCATACATTCTAGAATGTGATCAAAACTGAATTGTTCTTCTTCTCCCATTCGTTCAACCATTACTTTCCTATAATCCTCCAACATGAGTGTAGCCAAAACTTTTGTAGGATACTATATTAGAGACAAGttcacaaaaaattgaaaataaaaagagCAGATCAGATGTTGACCGGATCCAAATGATTGCAAATTATCATTTGAAAAGTAGTTGCACATGTTAGTCTTCATGTCAACAATTCAACATAAAATTTGAAGGAGAAAATAGATGGTTAGTACAAATGGGTGATGATAATACAGGTCAAAGCACTATCAAAATCGCCAGACTTGGAGATGAGAGAAAAATCAGGATAACAACTGTGATCGAGATGACCCACATGCATGCCACAGTCAAACATGATCCTCCTGTCATTAATGGACACCACCACACACCTCTTCCCAACTTCTTGTCCCGCACCTGAATCACACAAGAGAAACTCTCAGGCAGTTTATTCATTACCTAAAGTGTAGTTAATAGAAAGAGAGATAATAGTATACTTAAAGCGAGACAACTGATAGTCATTTCTTCCTCCACAGGAAAGACGGTGATCACACTAGTTTTTATAAGACAGAGAAATAAAGACATGATTTTTCATAGTTAGAAATACTACTCCTTTTAAACTGTCGTGACAATGATTCTAATAGATACTATTAGATTTAGAAATCAATCtgaaaacaatgaaaaaaatgagCTATAGACAGCCACCACTACCGATTTCTGCATTTTGTTTGAAACTACCGTTCCTACCATAagtttcatttctctctttatattCCTTGTAAAATCGCTGTCGCAGAGATTCTTCAATCGACTTCTTTCGTAGCCTATTGTAGATCGATATGAAACCCTAGccgttttcatatattttacaaatgtcTGAATCTCAATATATACTCAGATGTGCGAGCATTTCACGAAGTACGAAAATCGTGTAATGCTCGCATGTTGATGTGCGAGAATCACATATACGAGAATCATGTAATGCTCGCATGGTGATGTGCGAGAATTACATGATTCTCGCATATGTAATTCTCGCATATCAGCAATAAATAGGTTATCGGGGCATTACGGTCATTTCACAGGGCAAAAAGGCCCTTTTTGCAAACTTTATCAAAGGTggaccttttttggaattaagcctattatgagggccatttcatcaaattttcctataattttCGGTAttctttttatcattttctattaaaaaaaggagatttattttattttactaacaaTAATGGAAACCAAAATAGAAGATATTGAAAAtagggaagaatgtcaattttatttataaagttggatgaaggtgtcaaatttatttattaacttgtaaaattttatttatgtatacaaacttgttaaaaaatgtcaaatttattgaaCTTAACAGGAATCGTTAACGGTGTTAAAATTCTTTCCAGTTGTTCCTGCCATGTCATATCCAcgtcattatataaatatattaactttataatcaaatcattattttcaaatgaacctatatctttaaataaaaataaaaaataatatctttgtaattcttcttctcatcttcttctcccTCACCAAACTGTTCCACCCCTCTTCTATTTCATTCAATCTATCTGCATAAAGatccttataatatttttagtactGATCTAAAATCTCTcccatttcatttaataaatattattctaatacatttttcaccATTCTCACTCCACTTGTCACCTACACTCCATCtactagagagagaaagctctCTGGTTCGGATTAAAGAAAGAAGATTGATTGACTGAGACCATCCTTATCCATGACCAAATAATGGGTCATGATGTTGGTCATGGATGATCATGTCAATTTATCATGACCAAATATCCAtgaccaaaaccaaaaccatgtCATTGGATCTTTGTTTTTGTCAAATTATGACAAAAATCACAACTAAGGTCATCTAATCAAATGCTGCAATTTGTCAGCATCTGATTGGTTACCCAGATTTTCTTTATCTCTTATCTTTAAAACtcgattttaatattatttataatttttaaaaaaaaattatatcaaaattcataatttttcgagatctataacTAGAGACCACTCTTACTATATTTCGGAACACAAAAAAATCAccattttctccatttttactaattatcctcctttatttacaattatccataattaatactaaattattatggATAACTACAACAATAATCCAAACACTTCCGCTGATTTTGATCCCGAATATGAAAGTTTTCGACAGTTCAAGCGTAATAATCCAACCGGGTGGAAAAATATGATGTCGTTGGGAGATAATTACGGTATATCTCAGAATTCGTCCCAAAACTTCTATCAAAACTCCCAACAAAATTTCGATACCTACCCACAAAATTACCAGAATTCCGAAGATAGCTATTTCTAGTCATACACCATAGTCCCGGAGACACAAAATTCGTACGACCAATATGACGTAAAAGACGATGCCTCTGACGTTGGTGTTGGCCGAGGAAAGAAAGCTGCAGTGAAAAAAAAACACGGGCAAAAAAGCTACCGGTAAGGAAAAAATTGCATTAGAGAAAACGGAAGATGAAGTGTTCATCGCTTCGTTCATGAAACACAACACTGATGCTATTGCATCGACTAACCAAAAGGCTACCCAACTGTGGAGTAAGGTGCAGAAGTCGTTTGAGGAGGCTCAGAGACAACGACCGTACGAAATCCACGTACAAAATTGGAACATGCTTCGAAGTCGGTGGAGAAGAATTGCTACAGTAGTGACCAAGTGGGTTCCTGCATATGATGTTGCGACTAAGAGAATGAGTAGTGGTCAGAATGAGGGTGATGTGCTAAAAAACGCTATAAAGATATATGAACACTAGCATGGTTCTTGGGATTTTGATCATGCGTGGCGTCTATTGCGGAATTTCAACAAATGGGAAGAACTAGTCAATCCTAGAGAAAAAAACACCGAAAGTGAACAGCCTTCTAGTGGTAGCGGAAAGAGGAAAACATGTCACAATATGAAAACTACTCTCACGAAAATATGTCACAATATGAAAACTACTCTTTTTCATCCGCTAATACATCAATGTACTATTGTTATTCTTCATCCCCTCCACCAAGTTCTTCGGATGACGATGAAGTCAACGAATTGATTGATGAAGCGGTGAATTATACTGTCCATGAATATGTGCCGAAAAATTATCCACAAAACACATCCGAAATCGTAGTAAGGGAAGAAAGTACTATGAACGAGAACGAGAAGTTGGTCACAGATCCCTCATGAAGGACTACTTTGGAGAAAATCCGACCTATCCAGATTATATGTTTCGACGAAGGTTTAGAATGTGCAAAAACTTATTTCTTCGACTAGTGAATGCAGCTAAGGCGCATGATGAATTCTTCCATCAAAACAAAGATGCCATAGGTCGGTTGGGTATGTCATCTTTGCAGAAATGCACGGCAGCAATGCGGATGCTAGCGTATGGCACATGCGCGGATAGTGTCGATGAATATTTAAGAATGAGCGAAAGCACGACAATAATTTCTCTTCAGAAATTCACTGAAGCTGTCATTGACACCTTTGGAAGGCAGTAATTACGCAGGCCTACTCGATTGGATTTAGAAGAACTATTGCACAAAGGGGAGCGGCGTGGATTTCCAGGCATGATTGGGAGTATTATTGCATGCACTAGGAATGGAAAAATTGCCCGACTGCTTGGAAAGGCCAATATCAAGGTCGAAGTGGGAAGACAACACTAATATTAGAAGCGGTTGCATCTGAAGATTTGTGGATTTGGCATGCTTTTTTTGGCATGCTAGGATCATATAACGACATTAACGTCCTTCGTAGATCACCGGTGTTCAATGATGTTCTGGAAGGTCGAATACCAGATTCCAACTTTGTGGTGAATGGTAATCATTATGATAAGGTATATTATCTCACAGATGGTATCTATCCACAATGGGCTACATTCATCCAGTCAATAACCCTTCCCTATACACCAAAAGAAAAATTGTTTACAAAACACCAAGAGGCTGCTAGAAAAGACGTTGAGCGTGCATTTGGGGTGCTTCAAGCTCGATTTGCAATAATTCGTAAGTCATCACTCGCATGGAATCGAGACGTTATTAGCAAAATCATGATGGCTTGTATCATTATGCACAACATGATAGTTGAAGATGAAAGAGACACATATGATGGTTATGATAACCCGCAGGAATTCATAGAAGATAATTCTGCAAACAAACCGTAGAGGCGTGCAAGTAAGACCGGCAGAAGGAAGAAGTTAAGTAGGCTGTATGTTGAACAAGATGGTGATTTTGAGTTCTCGAGTGAACGTATTGTGGATATCAATACGTATTTGGCCAACAAGGACGATGTTGCAGATAAAAACACGCATCTGCTACCAAAATCGGACTTAGTCGAAAATATATGACAATTATATGGAGCGACTGATATGTGAAATATGGTTGTTGGTGTTGTTCTCTTAATTATCGCCGTCTGTTTTAATTTCTACTATATTTAGTTTGTAATTTTCGCTATgttaacaatatattttcatttcgtgtttattatcatttaaaaattaattattatttttaatttaaaaattaattattatttttaaaaattaaaaacattattatgtataaaaattagaaattcaatattattattatatttaaaaattatttattatttatttaatttaaaaataaaaataatattttttaatttatgattaaaatttgGTTGGTCATGGATAAGCATAATGACCAGAAATCTTGGTCATAAAGTTGTTTTCATGATCATGaccataacaaaaaaaacaggTTATGGATAAGGATGCTCAAGAACAaagaaataatacaaattaattcatTCAGTTAGTTCATTCTCACTGAATccattttcattctttaaacACCCATTAATGAAGAGATTGAAAAGCTACTATTTTCATCTCAAACATCCACAAACAAGGAAATGGATCTTTCCAATATCAATAACATCAATACTCTGTCTTTCTACTCTTTCTCACAACCCTAACTTCCCTAGACGAGAAATGGATCTTCCCAATATCAATAACATCAATATTCTGCCATTTAAAAATAGCAAGAATTCAAAGTTTTAGAGAGAAATACTTGTAAGTGTTTATTTTATGTCccgtttagggtttagggtttataattATGTAACAAACTCGCGGATAAAGGAATGCTTTGAGTCTGTGAGGTTTTATTTGAAGTGGACGAAGAAGATATTTTTTCGATGAAAACTAAGCTTCCATCGTCTTCAACCATGTTTTGGAGAACCCGTGGAACCGGAGACTGTTCCACGTCTATAACCCCTTCAAGGACCTGAACCACTTGACCCATTGTAGGCCTATGCCCTTCCCAGTCTTGTATGCACCAGCAAGCCACCCTACAAACTCTCATCACCTCCTCAGGTTCGGCACTTTCCCTATCCAGTCTAGCATCACCCCCTTCTACGGCCAAACTGGCCCGTAGCTATAAACATCCGCTTTTGCCATTATAGCTACTCCCGATATCCATTCCGGAGCAAGATACCCTATTGTACCTCTCATACTCGTCAGCACCCGGCTGAAATCTCGACCCATGAGTTTCGCCAGGCCGAAATCTGCCACCTTGGGACAGAACCCGGCATCTAGAAGGATGTTTTCGGGTTTTATATCGCAGTGGAGGATGCAGTCGCGGCACTCCTCGTGTAGGTAAGCCAAGCCCCGAGCTATACCAATGGCAATTTGGTACCTGGTTTTTCAGTCCAAAATAGGTTTTGAATCGTTTTGACGGAAAAGAATGGAATCCAGGGAGCCGTTTTGCATTGCATGTACTCGTAAACGAGCAACTTCTTGATTCCTTGGGAGCAGAACCCAAGAAGACGGACAAGGTTAACATGTTGAACGTTCCCAATCGTGCTCACTTCCGTCCGGAATTGCTTCTCTCCTTGACTGATACTATCGTCGATCGAGCCTCTTAACCGCGATCAACGTTGAATCAGGCAACCTCCCTTTAAAAACAGAACCAAACCCCCCACCTCCTAGTTTCTCCGAGAAGTTTTTGGTGGCCTGTTGCAAGTCCCGGTACATGAAAGCAACCAAAAAACCTTCCACAAACGACCTCTTTTTCCTCCTCAATATAAGGAGGATAACGATGCCCAAAACAACTATAGCAGCAACTGAACCTATAACTACACCAATAGTCTTTTTGGCACTTCTCTTGCTACTAgaaaactcttcaaattcttcGGCAGCAAGTCTGATATAAATACTCTTGCCATTACCCTCGTTTTGATCGAGCTGTTGTAGATTGAACAACTCTGCATTCCAAACCAAACATCTGTCATGAATGTTGTAAGAATAAGCAGTGCAAGAGCAGTCATTCAGACAAATAGATGCACAATCCTTCATGTCCTCTATTTGAATGGAAAGATACTTTGGATTCTCGGGCCATGTCATGATGGTGAACAACATGAATCCGTCTTTATTGGCCTTTTCGCATTGCAATTCGGATTTCCTCACACAACCACCTGAAAAATCATTGAGACCCCAATCATGGTTTGACTTGGGCTTGAAACCCTTCAAGCAATTGCAGATTGGCAGTTTCATTTGATTGCAGACACCATTTCCTCCACATGAAGTATAAACCTCGCACTGTGTTCTTGGCTGGTTCCAGAACAAAATCCATCCAACACCCGGCACCTAACTTACTGCCCTGATTTGCCCCGCTACATCCATAAAGAATCGAGAAATACCTTTAGGATCATACATCTTAAATATGAAGTAACTCTCGTTCACATTGTTAACATAGCTTAAGTTGAAGAGGAAGTCAGCCCTCATCTACGGCACCAAGCTGAAGATCTTCCCATCCCATGGGCAGCTAGTCCAGTACTGCTTGGATCTATTCCACCGACTAAGTAATTGACTGTTTTTTTCATCCAGTTCAAGGGAAAATAACCCATCAGAAGGATCGTCCCAGTTTTTCCAGGATGTGAGGATCTGGTGCATTTTAGTGAGTTTGTTATATGAAAGCTTTGCACCAGGCAACCATGTGTGGACTGGATAATCAAAGCTCTGCCAAACTGTCGAATTTGACATGTCCTTTAGCACGAAATTACCATCATCACCTAGGATCGCTTCAACTCGAGATGATGATGAGATGTTGGTGGACCAGATGGGTGTTTGAGATTCGTTGAGAAGCGCCAAATTGTTGTGTAAGATTCTGAGTTGAGATGAATACCTATCTGAGATGGGTTATCTCTGTTTGCTACCCAAACCACAGTTTGAGTAACTGGAGAGAGATTGTTGTACCATATTCCTATGTAGTTTTTGTTGGAGTCCTTACCTGGTCTGAAGAAGCCAAGTGCGAAGATCCCACCTGCCGACACAATGGTTTGATCTCCGGAAAGCGGTTGATTTGCAGAGATGGTGTTAGCAGCAGCAGCTCCATGGGAAAGCGGATGATTGTTGCTCCAAGAGAAGCTGATCATCATGAGAGATACAAAGAAAAAGACGCTATTTTGATTCTTCATGATGCTCATCATGTACATATACAGCAATGACAGAGATTCCGGAGAAGAAGGaagatgttttaaattttaatctatTCTTCTGTTCTGTTATGCCATGAAATTGAAGAGTGTTGTTCTTGGCGGCTTTTCTGCTAAATGAAAGTCAACAAGACCTGTGAATAGACAGACAACATCATGCCTTTACTTTTCCGCGGGTCCTTTcaattaaacatgtttaaccaACACATCAACTCTAAACACCAAACAccagttatttttaattaaggctttttttttttttttttttttttacatcaatcttatatattaaatcaattaatttattcatcaaaatattaaatattatttattttaattttaatttttttatatacatatcaaaaaaaattataatcttcTCAAATCATcaccaaatattatttttactatctctaaattattataactagGAAGATcctcgtgcgatgcacacggataaaaatatattgttacaacgtcccgcgttcatcaaatttggtgttgaattacaaatataaagtgttattagcctagttggttaaagagttgtacttgtttttgttaggttgcgagtttgaaacatacctatagcatttttaattttatttttaaccgttttaaattttttggcgggtcaacccagaatccgacccaagtattcatttactctcacatatatatccaaattaaccacaactct from Impatiens glandulifera chromosome 5, dImpGla2.1, whole genome shotgun sequence includes:
- the LOC124940587 gene encoding PHD finger-like domain-containing protein 5A, with amino-acid sequence MAKHHPDLIMCRKQLGIAIGRLCEKCDGKCVICDSYVRPCTLVRVCDECNYGSFQGRCVICGGVGISYAYYCKNAPNMRNIEMIVKKIVNLGSAKTDLFYERKKYGFKKR